A region of Peromyscus maniculatus bairdii isolate BWxNUB_F1_BW_parent chromosome 7, HU_Pman_BW_mat_3.1, whole genome shotgun sequence DNA encodes the following proteins:
- the LOC121830873 gene encoding LOW QUALITY PROTEIN: uncharacterized protein LOC121830873 (The sequence of the model RefSeq protein was modified relative to this genomic sequence to represent the inferred CDS: inserted 3 bases in 2 codons; substituted 1 base at 1 genomic stop codon), with protein MRKWGGGVPGASSPRSHLAGGRPSGRWRKPLAPPPPSTTTATVTKWQLGARQASHRRRAGDGRPCTPRMPXHPGAGSPAGLAVQMXRGQGPAGPSRARAPGPPRPLXIQSPGPRRRASAAPVRARVPSAGHPGPRRAGSAAAVGEGRAAGAPGNMAARPSSAASRPPVPEMRLGREVAEGGSPSPPLDHLFHPDASRGS; from the exons ATGcgaaagtggggtgggggtgtccctGGGGCCAGCTCCCCCAGAAGCCACCTTGCTGGAGGGCGGCCGTCGGGGCGATGGCGTAAGCCtctcgctccccccccccccagcacgaCAACAGCCACGGTGACAAAATGGCAGCTCGGTGCCCGACAGGCGAGCCACCGGCGCAGAGCCGGGGACGGCCGCCCCTGCACCCCGAGAATGC GGCACCCTGGGGCTGGGTCTCCCGCCGGCCTAGCAGTGCAAAT ACGAGGACAGGGGCCCGCAGGTCCGAGCCGGGCGAGAGCCCCCGGCCCGCCTCGCCCTCTCTAGATCCAATCCCCAGGCCCGCGCCGCCGAGCTTCTGCTGCGCCTGTGCGCGCCCGGGTCCCCTCCGCTGGGCACCCGGGTCCCCGCCGAGCCGGGTCCGCGGCCgccgtgggggaggggcgggccgCCGGCGCCCCGGGAAACATGGCTGCTCGTCCTAGTTCGGCGGCGTCGCGGCCACCAGTCCCCGAGATGCGACTTGGGAGAGAGGTTGCAGAAG GAGGCAGCCCATCTCCTCCCCTCGATCATCTTTTCCATCCAGACGCGAGTCGTGGGAGCTGA